Proteins encoded together in one Oceanobacillus iheyensis HTE831 window:
- the rhaB gene encoding rhamnulokinase, giving the protein MQQCNLAVDIGASSGRVIAGYLQNGKLQLEEVHRFDNKLIDLNNYFCWDIDRIYQEILMGIKSAVDNGYQPISLGIDTWAVDFVLLDENDMRLTDAVSYRDPRTDGMMEEVFSQISKERLYLETGIQFQKFNTMYQLQALKNSNPDLIEKATSFLMIPDYLNFLLTGKKVNEYTNATTTQLVNAFTKKWDIDLIEQLGFNSNMFMDIQPPESVIGNLRPELQEELGVDFNVILPATHDTGSAVVAVPEQENSIYISSGTWSLIGVENHFPICTTKALDYNFTNEGGADYRYRFLKNIMGLWMIQEVKRNFNDEFEFADFAAMAKGESFKSIVDVDDDRFLKPENMIEEIKAYCKETNQAIPQSPSEVAKCVFNSLAVSYQQAISQIEEIYEIDFPTIYVIGGGSKNEMLNQLIADTTGKTVIAGLSEATAIGNLIVQMMAIDQIDDMQQARQIIKHSFDLYTYAKVTMEG; this is encoded by the coding sequence ATGCAACAATGTAACTTAGCGGTAGATATAGGAGCTTCCAGTGGAAGAGTTATTGCAGGGTACTTACAAAATGGAAAATTACAATTAGAAGAAGTTCATCGTTTTGATAATAAATTAATCGATCTGAACAATTATTTTTGTTGGGATATCGATCGAATTTATCAAGAAATATTAATGGGTATTAAATCGGCAGTTGATAATGGATACCAGCCTATAAGTCTTGGAATTGATACGTGGGCGGTTGATTTTGTTTTGTTAGATGAAAATGACATGCGATTAACAGATGCGGTTTCTTATCGAGACCCACGGACAGACGGAATGATGGAGGAAGTCTTCTCTCAAATAAGTAAAGAACGTCTCTATTTAGAGACAGGAATTCAGTTTCAAAAATTTAACACGATGTATCAATTACAAGCATTAAAGAATAGCAATCCTGATTTGATCGAGAAAGCAACGAGTTTTCTAATGATACCAGATTACTTAAATTTTTTACTTACTGGGAAAAAAGTTAACGAATATACCAATGCAACTACGACTCAATTAGTTAATGCATTTACGAAAAAATGGGATATCGATTTAATTGAACAGTTAGGTTTTAATTCGAACATGTTCATGGATATTCAACCTCCTGAATCAGTAATTGGTAATCTTCGCCCAGAGCTTCAAGAAGAATTAGGTGTTGATTTTAATGTAATCTTACCCGCAACGCATGACACTGGTTCAGCTGTTGTAGCTGTTCCTGAACAAGAAAATTCCATATATATTAGCTCAGGGACTTGGTCTTTGATCGGGGTGGAGAATCATTTTCCAATCTGTACAACCAAGGCACTAGATTATAATTTTACGAATGAAGGCGGAGCGGATTACCGCTATCGTTTTTTGAAAAACATCATGGGATTATGGATGATTCAAGAAGTAAAGAGAAACTTTAATGATGAATTTGAATTTGCCGATTTTGCTGCGATGGCAAAAGGAGAATCATTTAAATCGATTGTGGATGTAGATGATGATCGATTCTTAAAACCTGAAAATATGATTGAGGAAATAAAAGCATATTGTAAGGAAACCAACCAAGCTATACCTCAATCGCCAAGTGAAGTGGCTAAATGTGTATTTAATAGTTTAGCAGTTAGCTATCAACAAGCGATCTCTCAAATTGAAGAAATTTATGAAATCGACTTTCCGACCATTTATGTTATTGGTGGCGGATCAAAGAATGAAATGTTAAATCAATTAATAGCAGATACAACAGGAAAAACAGTAATAGCTGGTTTGTCTGAAGCTACAGCTATTGGGAACTTAATTGTACAAATGATGGCAATCGATCAAATAGATGATATGCAACAAGCTAGACAAATTATTAAACATTCATTTGATTTATATACCTATGCAAAAGTAACGATGGAGGGGTAA
- the rhaA gene encoding L-rhamnose isomerase — MDVKQNYEQAKKQYEKWGVNVEDALEKLKQIPISIHCWQGDDVTGFEVNQQELSGGIDVTGNYPGKATTPEELRDDLDKALSLIPGMHRVNLHAIYAETNGEAVERDEIEPKHFENWVKWAKENGLGLDFNPTLFSHPKADDGLTLAHPNKEIRDFWIRHTIASRKIAAYMGKELGTSALTNIWTPDGYKDIPSDRLTPRKRLEDSLNQIFEEEIDKEYNVDAVESKLFGIGSEAYVVGSHEFYMGYALKNNKLCLLDTGHYHPTEMVSNKISSMLLYSDELALHVSRPVRWDSDHVVILDDELREIGLEIVRNDALDKVRIGLDFFDASINRIAAWTIGTRNMIKSLLYALLTPNEHLKQLQEEGNFTDRLAIMEELKTYPFGAIWDYYCESMNVPVGESWLTEVKEYEKEVLSKR; from the coding sequence ATGGACGTCAAACAAAATTATGAACAAGCGAAAAAACAATATGAAAAATGGGGAGTTAATGTTGAGGATGCGTTAGAGAAGCTAAAACAAATTCCGATTTCGATTCATTGTTGGCAAGGGGATGATGTGACAGGATTTGAAGTCAATCAACAGGAGTTATCGGGGGGGATCGATGTAACGGGAAATTACCCAGGTAAAGCAACTACACCAGAGGAATTACGAGATGACCTTGATAAAGCTTTATCACTGATTCCTGGTATGCACCGAGTCAATCTACATGCAATATATGCAGAAACAAATGGAGAAGCCGTGGAACGTGATGAGATTGAGCCTAAGCATTTTGAAAACTGGGTAAAATGGGCAAAAGAAAACGGTTTAGGACTTGACTTTAATCCAACATTATTTTCTCATCCAAAAGCAGATGACGGTTTAACGTTAGCACACCCAAATAAAGAGATTCGAGATTTTTGGATTCGTCATACGATTGCCAGCCGTAAAATAGCGGCTTACATGGGGAAAGAGTTAGGGACTTCTGCCTTAACAAACATCTGGACTCCAGATGGATATAAAGATATCCCAAGTGATCGTCTGACACCTAGAAAACGTCTAGAAGATTCCCTAAACCAAATATTTGAAGAGGAAATAGATAAGGAATATAACGTTGACGCAGTAGAGAGCAAACTATTTGGAATAGGATCGGAAGCATATGTAGTAGGTTCACATGAGTTTTATATGGGATATGCATTGAAAAATAATAAATTATGTCTACTAGATACAGGACATTATCATCCTACAGAAATGGTATCTAATAAAATTTCTTCGATGCTATTATATAGTGATGAATTAGCTTTACATGTATCTAGACCAGTTCGTTGGGATAGTGATCATGTTGTTATATTAGATGATGAATTACGTGAAATTGGCTTAGAGATTGTCCGAAATGATGCTTTAGATAAAGTTAGAATCGGCCTTGATTTCTTTGATGCAAGCATAAACCGAATTGCAGCATGGACAATCGGTACTCGGAATATGATTAAATCGTTATTATATGCGTTACTAACACCGAACGAGCATTTAAAACAATTACAAGAAGAAGGTAACTTCACAGATCGCTTAGCGATAATGGAAGAATTAAAAACTTATCCATTTGGGGCTATTTGGGATTACTACTGTGAATCCATGAATGTACCAGTTGGAGAGTCATGGTTAACAGAGGTAAAAGAATATGAAAAAGAAGTTTTATCTAAGCGATAA
- the rhaD gene encoding rhamnulose-1-phosphate aldolase: MTQDITQQDVLDAPFMKEMMNTTYDMWKLGWDELNGGNISYLLKEEEVRSYFDLNQVKRTISLDFPVIELANQYFLVTGSGKFFRKIIENPEECLAVLRVTSDGESVELLWGLSDGGRPTSELASHFMSHIVRLKHDPNHRVIMHTHATNLIAMTFTHELDEVQFTRTLWQMCTECLVVFPEGVGILPWMVPGTSEIGKATAEKMNEYRLAIWSHHGIFGAGESIDQVFGLIETVEKAAKVYNLVNAHPDGAKQVITDQQLIDLAEAFHVNPPNKYFS, from the coding sequence ATGACACAGGATATTACACAACAAGATGTGTTAGATGCACCTTTTATGAAAGAAATGATGAATACAACATATGATATGTGGAAACTTGGATGGGATGAACTTAATGGAGGTAACATCAGCTATCTACTAAAAGAAGAAGAGGTAAGAAGTTACTTTGATTTGAACCAAGTAAAGCGAACTATTTCATTAGATTTTCCGGTAATAGAGTTGGCAAATCAGTATTTCCTTGTTACTGGATCAGGTAAGTTCTTCAGAAAAATTATAGAAAATCCAGAAGAATGTTTAGCGGTATTACGAGTAACTAGTGATGGAGAATCAGTTGAACTTCTATGGGGATTAAGTGATGGAGGAAGACCGACAAGTGAGTTAGCATCTCACTTTATGAGTCATATTGTTCGATTAAAACATGATCCGAATCATCGAGTCATCATGCACACACATGCAACAAACTTAATTGCAATGACATTTACACATGAATTAGATGAAGTTCAATTTACTCGGACATTATGGCAAATGTGTACAGAATGCTTAGTGGTATTCCCTGAAGGAGTAGGGATACTCCCATGGATGGTTCCTGGAACTTCAGAAATTGGAAAGGCTACAGCGGAAAAAATGAATGAATATCGTTTAGCAATTTGGTCACATCATGGAATATTTGGTGCAGGGGAGTCAATTGATCAAGTATTTGGATTAATTGAAACAGTGGAGAAGGCTGCAAAAGTCTATAATCTTGTAAACGCACATCCAGACGGTGCTAAACAAGTAATTACTGATCAGCAACTGATAGATTTAGCAGAAGCTTTTCATGTGAATCCTCCTAATAAATACTTTTCTTAA
- a CDS encoding DeoR/GlpR family DNA-binding transcription regulator: protein MLVAERHHKIVELVNEKKSIRVSDMSKLFAVTEETIRRDLEKLEKENKLARSHGGAVSLHPNDSLEIPYTQREIMNVREKQKIAMEAIKHVFEGDKIILDASTTAWYMAKALPDLPLTVMTNSIKVAMELSNKHQINVISTGGTLLSKSLSYAGPLAEASFHSYHLDKAFISCKGLHLERGISESDEQQSRIKKKMIESADSTYLMIDYSKFGKTAFSKIDQIEVAHHLVTDSKADQTMIQLLKEKGIRVTEVQNDE, encoded by the coding sequence ATGCTTGTAGCAGAAAGACATCACAAAATAGTTGAATTAGTGAATGAAAAGAAGAGCATTCGAGTTTCTGATATGAGTAAGTTATTTGCAGTTACAGAAGAAACGATTCGAAGAGATTTAGAAAAGTTAGAGAAAGAGAATAAGTTAGCTCGTAGTCATGGTGGCGCAGTTAGCTTGCATCCGAATGATTCTTTAGAGATTCCTTATACGCAACGAGAAATTATGAATGTACGTGAGAAACAAAAAATTGCAATGGAAGCTATTAAACATGTTTTTGAAGGAGATAAAATCATTTTAGATGCCAGTACAACTGCCTGGTATATGGCAAAAGCATTACCTGACTTACCTTTAACCGTCATGACCAACTCCATTAAAGTTGCAATGGAACTGAGTAACAAACACCAAATTAACGTGATTTCAACTGGTGGAACGCTTCTGTCTAAGTCACTCTCTTACGCTGGACCTTTAGCAGAGGCTTCGTTCCATAGTTATCATCTTGATAAGGCATTTATTTCTTGTAAAGGTCTGCATCTAGAAAGAGGAATAAGTGAGTCGGATGAACAACAATCACGTATTAAAAAGAAAATGATTGAAAGTGCTGATTCTACTTATTTAATGATAGATTATAGTAAATTTGGCAAAACTGCTTTTTCGAAAATTGATCAAATTGAAGTCGCGCATCATTTGGTTACAGATAGCAAAGCAGACCAAACGATGATTCAGTTGTTAAAAGAAAAAGGAATTCGTGTAACGGAAGTACAAAATGATGAATAA
- a CDS encoding 5'-nucleotidase C-terminal domain-containing protein, giving the protein MKQVKRSLSMFMIFALIMMNVTPALSVYAESATNVDTVAEDLILSEYVEGTSFNKAIEIFNGTGEAVDLSNYSIELYSNGAYSASQSLSLSGTLANGDAYVLAHPSADQAILDQADVTNGSVINFNGDDAVALLNNEEKLDVIGEIGQRTNFGQDVTLVRNASVIAPSTTFNVEDWTDYSQNTFAYIGSHTMDGTPGDPEDPEEPGDPEEPDPGQLPISDVRDLPDGEVVTVEGIVTADNQAISNGSQFTTYIQDETAGINLFAFEQGEISDVTKGDKVVVTGELATYNGLKEIVPNSLEVIDSGLDLPEAQTITLEELQDEELAESLEGQRVQVNGYIRSIPDSPAGGGYNITVTDADFNGTTLRVMENALDISEVEPNTWYDITAVVSQYNTYQLIPTEQADIQIAEEQPEPPSSEGYYETTVESVTDGDTIRVAEPVFGEKRVRFVNMDTAETYAAHNDDPERDEINDNQKYYGDLATDYIGELIQPGDEIYLKVGDKPTDDYGRILAEVIRKDDGLNVNLEMVEAGYASTYFIAPIDEEAYPEYQQAVKEAKDAELGIWNPENPLLELPFVFRANDDQKGFQRYVGNSDTMEYVVPDNWADVPVEHRIFFSSPEEAESYGYTPVSGDGGDSSEETLDLQLISMNDLHGKIDQEYMLDLEGNGESELYGRMDYTAAAIKEHQEGNEHSMLVHAGDMIGGSSPVSGLLQDEPTVEIMNAMGFDVGAVGNHEFDEGLPELLRMIEGGDHPEGKGTEGYEGMDFPSLCANCVYEDTGETFLPPYIIEEVDGEQIGFIGVNTQETVNMVMPSSLENVEFTDETEAVNDAAEELTSQGVEAIIVLAHMPATQNGDDATGAAADLARNVNDAVDVIFAGHNHVENNVLVDDKLIIQANEYGKAFADVQLVLDRESGDIIEKEAEIVYVKQSDYTPDAEVAAILDKYAEEIAPIINEVIGYNAQDLTGDYTNDGDHGLGNLISDGMNEAMDSDFAFMNGGGIRDDLLAGDVTWGDLYNIQPFGNTLMTVEVTGNDIYEILNEQIHPEYGPDYSVSGLHYTWNPELGEVINVTFPDGTPIDLEETYVLTVNNYMGTSEGPIKDLGENPTMGPADIDATVEFIQAMGSSEANPIVYEAEGRITQTDEEPGDPEDPSEPDHIIEAIPDRGLLAFVRTRDLLFIEDGSDVVIDISNESRLRMLLLTLPQVYILKNKEVTLHVTNGEETKTFDMAEEKLRTMLVLLTK; this is encoded by the coding sequence ATGAAACAGGTGAAAAGATCGCTTAGTATGTTCATGATTTTCGCATTAATTATGATGAATGTAACACCAGCGTTATCAGTATATGCTGAAAGTGCTACAAATGTAGATACAGTCGCAGAAGATTTAATTCTTTCGGAGTACGTGGAAGGAACTTCATTTAATAAAGCGATTGAAATCTTTAATGGTACAGGAGAAGCAGTGGATTTATCGAATTATTCTATCGAATTATATAGCAATGGAGCTTATTCTGCTAGTCAGTCTTTATCACTATCAGGCACTTTGGCTAATGGTGATGCGTACGTTTTAGCCCATCCGAGTGCAGATCAGGCAATCTTAGATCAAGCTGATGTAACAAATGGCTCTGTTATTAATTTTAACGGTGATGATGCAGTAGCTCTATTAAATAATGAAGAGAAACTAGATGTAATTGGTGAAATTGGACAACGAACCAATTTTGGACAAGATGTTACGTTGGTTCGGAATGCATCAGTCATCGCACCAAGTACAACATTTAATGTAGAAGATTGGACGGATTACAGTCAAAATACGTTCGCGTATATCGGTTCTCATACAATGGATGGTACTCCGGGAGATCCTGAAGATCCTGAAGAACCAGGTGACCCAGAAGAACCAGATCCAGGTCAATTACCTATTTCCGATGTTCGTGATCTCCCAGATGGAGAAGTAGTTACCGTAGAAGGAATTGTTACAGCTGATAATCAAGCAATTAGTAATGGCAGCCAATTTACTACATATATCCAAGACGAGACGGCTGGTATTAATCTATTTGCTTTTGAACAAGGTGAAATCTCTGATGTTACAAAGGGTGACAAAGTTGTCGTAACAGGAGAACTTGCTACCTATAATGGGTTAAAAGAAATTGTACCGAATTCATTAGAAGTGATTGACTCGGGGTTAGATTTACCAGAAGCACAAACAATAACTTTAGAGGAATTACAAGATGAAGAATTGGCTGAATCACTAGAAGGGCAGCGAGTTCAAGTCAATGGTTACATTCGGTCCATTCCAGATAGTCCTGCCGGCGGTGGGTATAATATTACAGTTACAGATGCAGATTTTAATGGTACAACGCTTCGTGTAATGGAAAATGCACTTGATATTTCTGAAGTGGAACCAAACACTTGGTATGATATTACAGCTGTTGTAAGTCAATACAATACGTATCAATTAATTCCTACAGAGCAAGCAGATATTCAAATTGCAGAAGAACAGCCAGAACCGCCTTCTTCTGAAGGGTATTATGAGACTACAGTAGAAAGTGTAACAGATGGTGATACCATCCGCGTAGCTGAGCCTGTATTTGGGGAAAAACGTGTCCGATTTGTAAATATGGATACTGCAGAAACATATGCTGCCCATAATGATGACCCGGAACGTGATGAAATAAATGATAACCAGAAATACTATGGAGATTTAGCAACGGATTATATAGGGGAACTCATTCAACCAGGTGATGAGATTTATCTAAAAGTCGGAGATAAACCAACAGATGACTATGGAAGAATTCTTGCAGAAGTTATCCGTAAAGATGATGGTTTAAATGTAAATTTAGAAATGGTAGAAGCTGGATATGCATCCACGTACTTTATTGCGCCAATTGATGAAGAAGCTTATCCGGAGTATCAACAAGCAGTAAAAGAAGCAAAGGATGCTGAATTAGGAATTTGGAATCCAGAGAACCCACTTCTAGAATTGCCATTTGTTTTCCGAGCAAATGACGATCAAAAAGGGTTCCAACGATATGTTGGAAACTCAGATACGATGGAGTATGTAGTCCCGGATAATTGGGCAGATGTTCCAGTGGAGCATCGAATCTTTTTCTCTAGTCCGGAAGAAGCTGAATCTTATGGATATACACCGGTAAGCGGTGATGGAGGAGATTCTTCTGAGGAAACGTTAGATCTACAGCTAATTAGTATGAATGATTTACATGGGAAGATTGACCAGGAATACATGTTAGATTTAGAAGGAAATGGTGAATCCGAGTTATATGGAAGAATGGATTATACAGCTGCTGCAATCAAAGAGCATCAAGAAGGAAATGAACATTCGATGCTTGTTCATGCAGGAGATATGATAGGTGGAAGCTCTCCAGTATCAGGTTTATTACAGGATGAACCAACGGTAGAGATTATGAATGCGATGGGTTTTGATGTTGGTGCTGTTGGAAATCATGAATTTGATGAAGGTTTACCTGAACTCCTTCGAATGATTGAAGGTGGAGATCATCCAGAAGGAAAAGGGACAGAAGGCTATGAAGGCATGGATTTTCCATCCCTTTGCGCGAATTGCGTATATGAAGATACTGGTGAAACTTTCTTACCACCGTATATTATTGAAGAAGTAGATGGTGAACAAATTGGATTTATTGGAGTAAACACACAAGAAACGGTCAATATGGTTATGCCATCTTCATTAGAAAATGTAGAGTTTACGGATGAAACAGAAGCTGTAAATGATGCAGCGGAAGAATTAACGAGTCAAGGTGTAGAAGCGATTATCGTGTTAGCACATATGCCAGCTACTCAAAATGGCGATGATGCTACAGGAGCTGCAGCTGATTTAGCACGAAATGTAAATGACGCTGTTGATGTAATCTTTGCTGGACATAATCATGTGGAGAATAATGTATTAGTGGATGACAAATTAATTATCCAGGCAAATGAATACGGAAAAGCATTTGCGGATGTGCAATTAGTTTTAGATCGCGAATCCGGCGATATTATTGAAAAAGAAGCAGAAATTGTTTATGTAAAACAGAGTGATTACACGCCAGATGCAGAAGTCGCTGCGATTTTAGATAAATATGCGGAAGAAATTGCCCCGATTATAAACGAAGTGATTGGTTATAATGCGCAAGACTTAACGGGTGATTATACAAATGATGGCGATCATGGATTAGGAAACTTAATATCTGATGGTATGAACGAAGCAATGGATAGTGATTTTGCCTTTATGAATGGCGGAGGGATAAGAGATGATCTCTTAGCAGGCGATGTCACTTGGGGAGATTTATACAATATCCAACCATTTGGAAATACGTTAATGACCGTAGAAGTTACTGGTAATGACATATATGAAATATTAAATGAACAAATTCATCCAGAATATGGTCCTGATTATAGTGTTAGTGGTTTGCATTATACTTGGAACCCGGAATTAGGAGAGGTGATTAATGTTACTTTTCCTGATGGCACACCAATTGATTTGGAAGAAACATATGTCTTAACAGTTAACAACTACATGGGAACTTCAGAAGGGCCGATTAAGGACCTTGGAGAAAATCCTACGATGGGCCCTGCCGACATTGATGCTACAGTTGAATTCATTCAAGCAATGGGTAGCTCCGAAGCAAACCCAATTGTATATGAGGCAGAAGGAAGAATTACACAAACAGATGAAGAACCAGGTGACCCGGAGGATCCTAGTGAACCAGATCATATTATAGAAGCTATACCAGATAGAGGTTTATTAGCATTTGTTCGAACAAGAGATCTTTTGTTTATAGAAGATGGATCGGATGTAGTAATCGATATCTCGAATGAAAGTAGACTACGCATGCTTTTATTGACATTGCCTCAAGTATATATTTTAAAAAATAAGGAAGTAACACTTCATGTCACGAATGGTGAAGAAACAAAGACATTTGATATGGCAGAAGAAAAATTAAGAACTATGTTAGTCTTGCTAACGAAATAA
- a CDS encoding YhdT family protein, with product MIKQKQSIDARFKVANREALIGVGLVIFNFIWWFGFAYGLGSKNPEEYSYIVGFPAWFFYSCILGFIVMVTLTVIAVKFFFKDIPLDDTEEN from the coding sequence ATGATAAAACAAAAACAAAGCATAGATGCAAGGTTTAAAGTAGCGAATAGAGAAGCTTTAATCGGAGTAGGTTTAGTTATATTTAATTTTATTTGGTGGTTCGGTTTTGCCTATGGATTGGGAAGTAAAAATCCAGAAGAGTATTCGTATATAGTAGGATTTCCAGCTTGGTTCTTTTATAGTTGCATTCTTGGATTTATAGTAATGGTCACATTGACCGTCATAGCAGTTAAATTCTTTTTTAAAGATATACCACTTGATGATACAGAGGAAAATTAA
- the panF gene encoding sodium/pantothenate symporter, giving the protein MNWEAVIPLFLLIFIIFLVGMWSSKFVRNTDSFVQEYFLGGRSLGGFILAMTLVTTYGSASSFLSGPGTAYNEGLGWVLLSMTQLATGYFVLMVLGKRFAIVTRKYKAVTIVDFLKERYQSKWVVLLSSFSILIFLFSAMSAQWIGGGRLIQSLTGMSYLSALFIFSAAVLIYVIVGGFRAVAITDGIQGIIMFLGTLILLIAVIVAGGGVPQIMEDLRAENMNLITPFGADGGLTPAFVSSFWILVGVGVIALPQIAVRAMSYKNSRSLHRAIIISTIVVGFIMLNMHLIGVLGRPVMPGIEVGDTVMPLLAQEVLPGWLAGIVLAAPMAAIMTTVNSLLLMVSSTIIKDVYLNYIEKEATDKKVRGLSMGVTALIGVIVIVMSLQPPDLIIWLNLFSMGGLEAAFIWPIVLGLYWNRGNKYGAIASMITGVSSYIIFESFFPQPFGMHSVVTSITIALIAYIIGSLSKQHPVSQMS; this is encoded by the coding sequence ATGAATTGGGAAGCAGTTATACCATTATTCCTATTAATTTTTATCATTTTTTTAGTTGGAATGTGGTCAAGTAAATTTGTGCGGAATACAGATTCATTTGTTCAAGAATATTTTCTTGGGGGCAGGAGCTTAGGTGGGTTCATATTAGCGATGACGCTTGTAACTACTTATGGAAGTGCAAGTAGTTTTCTTAGTGGTCCAGGAACTGCTTATAATGAAGGATTAGGTTGGGTTCTTTTATCCATGACTCAATTAGCTACAGGTTATTTTGTGTTAATGGTATTAGGTAAACGATTTGCGATTGTTACTCGAAAATACAAAGCAGTAACTATTGTAGATTTTTTAAAAGAAAGATATCAATCCAAATGGGTCGTTTTATTATCTTCATTTAGTATACTGATATTCTTATTTTCTGCAATGTCTGCACAATGGATAGGTGGAGGTAGGTTAATTCAGTCGCTTACTGGTATGTCTTACCTTTCTGCATTATTTATATTTTCTGCTGCAGTACTTATCTATGTGATTGTAGGGGGATTCCGAGCAGTTGCAATTACAGATGGAATTCAAGGAATTATTATGTTTTTAGGTACATTAATATTGCTAATTGCTGTAATTGTTGCAGGTGGAGGAGTTCCACAAATTATGGAAGACTTACGTGCAGAAAATATGAATCTTATAACACCTTTTGGCGCGGATGGTGGATTAACACCTGCATTTGTATCTTCCTTTTGGATATTAGTCGGTGTGGGAGTTATTGCCCTACCACAAATTGCAGTAAGAGCAATGTCATATAAAAACTCGCGATCACTTCATAGAGCCATTATTATTAGTACGATTGTAGTTGGATTTATAATGTTAAATATGCACTTAATTGGCGTGCTCGGTAGACCAGTAATGCCTGGAATTGAAGTAGGTGATACCGTTATGCCATTACTTGCTCAAGAAGTGCTACCTGGCTGGCTAGCTGGAATTGTATTGGCAGCACCTATGGCAGCTATCATGACAACCGTTAATTCATTATTGTTAATGGTTAGTTCCACGATTATAAAGGATGTATATTTAAATTATATTGAAAAAGAAGCTACAGATAAAAAAGTGCGTGGTTTGAGCATGGGGGTGACTGCCCTTATCGGAGTTATTGTTATAGTTATGTCGCTACAACCACCTGATCTAATTATCTGGTTAAATCTATTCTCGATGGGTGGCTTAGAAGCAGCTTTTATTTGGCCGATTGTATTGGGGTTATATTGGAACCGAGGCAATAAATATGGCGCAATAGCTTCCATGATAACAGGTGTGTCTAGTTATATTATTTTTGAAAGTTTCTTTCCACAACCATTCGGAATGCATTCTGTTGTAACGTCGATAACTATTGCTTTAATAGCTTATATCATTGGAAGTTTATCTAAACAACATCCAGTATCACAAATGAGTTAA
- a CDS encoding DUF4097 family beta strand repeat-containing protein, with protein MLFFKSSKQIKEQKKLMNNHIETIIIQSGWADVNIYTHKENYISLFLTSIENGPYWIVEENQDQLRLTIEPGIRRLHFRFNQTIKLDVYVPEQNNINWEVEADSGSVYFYKQVVQNIMLRVGSGNFKGNDLTVNNAFVEVGTGEVNINHFNGENLQLVGGSGDIKLVDVTCNRIMSKIGSGSLRYNHVRYKEMISEGGSGDVFLENFQGDTKMKVGSGDIEVVLDERPNLKCELQAGSGTIITDTGHISDGKIHKDYGEAKYVLALTSRSGDVVVKQKF; from the coding sequence ATGTTATTTTTTAAATCGTCAAAGCAAATAAAGGAACAAAAAAAGTTGATGAACAATCATATTGAGACAATTATTATTCAATCTGGCTGGGCAGACGTTAATATTTATACGCATAAAGAAAATTATATCTCCTTATTTCTAACTTCCATTGAAAATGGACCGTATTGGATTGTTGAAGAGAATCAAGATCAATTACGACTAACAATAGAACCTGGAATAAGAAGGTTGCATTTTCGATTTAATCAAACCATTAAATTAGATGTATATGTTCCCGAACAAAATAATATAAACTGGGAAGTTGAAGCGGACTCTGGAAGTGTTTATTTTTACAAACAAGTTGTTCAAAATATTATGTTGAGAGTAGGATCTGGAAACTTCAAAGGCAACGATCTTACAGTAAATAATGCTTTCGTAGAGGTTGGTACAGGTGAAGTAAATATCAATCATTTCAATGGGGAAAATCTTCAGTTAGTAGGTGGGTCTGGAGATATTAAATTAGTGGATGTTACTTGTAATAGGATTATGTCCAAAATAGGGTCAGGTAGTTTGAGGTATAATCATGTTCGGTATAAAGAAATGATTTCAGAAGGTGGATCAGGTGATGTATTTTTGGAGAATTTTCAAGGGGATACGAAGATGAAAGTAGGGAGTGGGGATATAGAAGTAGTATTAGATGAAAGACCAAATTTAAAATGTGAGTTACAAGCTGGCAGTGGAACAATTATAACCGATACCGGCCATATATCTGATGGGAAAATCCATAAAGATTATGGTGAAGCAAAATATGTATTAGCATTAACCAGTAGGTCGGGTGATGTAGTGGTGAAGCAGAAATTTTAA